A single region of the Alosa alosa isolate M-15738 ecotype Scorff River chromosome 6, AALO_Geno_1.1, whole genome shotgun sequence genome encodes:
- the LOC125295682 gene encoding uncharacterized protein LOC125295682 isoform X1, which produces MTLGTMLFRVILAPDDIRRLRIESVPETLDAFINILKRELSLDATLIVQFEDPNFGNELCNLTSMSDLPEERATLRVFQKHVPEPSNAQETSNDDQLSDSTLDTASLQSTSSGDSTPRRSGFLPDPFVIPKFPTDIELKLKRGNDGYFRDGSLLEVPKSMSSDILDGLAEAIFAIKTHPTNGECAIVAKALVDKFPCLKEAGSTCGWYAWKYSIYYKMGNFRQQLRIAGSVELSVHKRSASGDTRRPKKAMRSEVNFLPEPPQNRSLEMLEQDRRNLESEMMKRNVDWKKVDALMDSTFSLRRKEIIGEEPLVKDLKARWSALFTERQIEAEFRRIVSSNLKQPFFDRLDEFVPRFLRLYRQRLQSVKELKPFVESLDDDKRAVVLLGLSHFLKDDPSHFFKMCKPTEESEAVKGMDVGILVVTEEDPQRPVPKEMIDIALILEVYVVLRDLRDVPNAFALLMGLLYVFNIHYPKGLKYMFEVIQKVIMNIGGDTCSSRVNGLWNKLMPMSL; this is translated from the exons ATGACTCTAGGAACTATGCTATTTCGTGTAATCCTTGCACCAGATGACATCAGAAGACTTCGAATTGAAAGTGTTCCGGAAACACTTGATGCATTCATCAACatattgaagagggaactaagTTTGGATGCAACGCTGATTGTGCAGTTTGAAGACCCAAATTTCGGAAATGAGTTGTGCAATTTGACCAGCATGTCCGACCTGCCAGAGGAGAGAGCTACTTTGAGGGTTTTCCAGAAGCATGTCCCAGAGCCGTCAAATGCACAAGAGACCTCGAATGATGACCAGCTCTCTGAttccacactggacactgcTAGTTTGCAATCAACCTCGTCTGGAGATTCAACTCCCAGACGTAGTGGATTTTTACCAGATCCCTTTGTCATCCCAAAGTTCCCCACTGACATAGAGTTGAAACTCAAGCGTGGCAATGATGGATATTTCAGAGATGGCTCTCTCTTAGAAGTGCCTAAATCTATGTCTAGTGACATTCTTGATGGCTTGGCAGAGGCAATATTTGCCATAAAGACCCACCCAACCAATGGAGAGTGTGCCATTGTTGCGAAAGCATTGGTGGACAAATTTCCATGCTTGAAAGAGGCTGGCTCAACATGTGGGTGGTATGCTTggaaatacagtatatactatAAAATGGGGAATTTCAGACAGCAATTGCGTATTGCTGGGTCTGTGGAGCTTTCTGTACATAAAAGGTCAGCATCGGGGGATACTAGAAGACCAAAGAAGGCTATGAGGTCGGAGGTGAATTTTCTGCCTGAACCCCCTCAGAATAGAAGCCTGGAAATGCTTGAACAAGACAGACGCAATTTAGAGAGTGAAATGATGAAAAGGAATGTGGACTGGAAGAAAGTTGATGCCCTTATGGACAGCACCTTTTCTCTGAGGAGAAAGGAAATCATTGGGGAGGAGCCATTGGTCAAGGATCTCAAAGCCAGGTGGTCAGCTTTGTTCACAGAGCGACAG ATTGAAGCAGAATTCAGGCGGATTGTCTCATCGAACCTGAAGCAACCGTTTTTTGACCGCCTAGATGAGTTTGTCCCTAGGTTTCTGCGTCTGTACAGACAGAGACTGCAGAGTGTCAAGGAACTTAAGCCTTTTGTTGAGTCTCTAGATGATGAT AAGAGAGCAGTTGTTCTCCTTGGCCTGTCCCATTTCCTGAAAGACGATCCCTCCCATTTCTTCAAGATGTGTAAG CCAACCGAAGAGAGTGAGGCAGTGAAAGGAATGGACGTCGGAATCTTGGTGGTTACAGAGGAGGATCCTCAACGCCCTGTCCCCAAGGAGATGATTGATATTGCACTGATTCTGGAGGTGTATGTCGTTCTTCGGGACCTGAGGGATGTGCCCAACGCATTCGCCCTGCTGATGGGTCTGCTCTATGTCTTCAACATCCATTACCCAAAAGGGCTCAAGTACATGTTTGAGGTAATACAAAAGGTGATAATGAACATTGGTGGAGACACTTGCTCTTCAAGAGTTAATGGACTCTGGAACAAGCTCATGCCCATGAGCCTGTGA
- the wdr46 gene encoding WD repeat-containing protein 46, protein MAATMEAASTKSHVGKKGKPPKRYWDNPTEDSENSHVNKKNRQDGESDSIQGNITAVSPNKELVTEKQNKNRQSKTNHISGSKDPFPGEAPIPQERLKKFQRGEKSQVTSGLRSKLKEAIKRSEAESELAQKQAARFDLLLPEDAGFLEGDEDEDTCTISQDDIADAVDITSGAKYFNLHLSQFGPYRLDYSKAGRHLILGGKRGHVTCIEWQSKQLVSEINVMETVNDVKWLHNEDMFAVAQKKWLHIYDSKGVELHCIRKFNDVLSMEFLPYHFLLATASATGFLQYLDVSVGKEVVCINAKLGRLGVMTQNPQNAIIHMGHPNGIVSLWSPNQKEPLVKMLCHQGGVRSVAVDKTGTYMVTSGLDKKLKVYDIRAFKPLQSYFLPAGAACLSLSQRGLLAAATGDIVQVYRDVLGTPVTKPYMAHRVRGGITGLSYCPHEDVLGVGHSDGFTSMIVPGAGEPNFDAMDVNPVGSLKQRREWEVKALLEKIQPELICLDPSQLGRVDHASWEQRHEERVKTLGYDPLAQEKFKPRMRKKGRSSSGAVEKRKKKVAHEDQREVIRKTVEENLGKQKELKKEKATLAAQGQRSALDRFKK, encoded by the exons ATGGCGGCCACCATGGAGGCAGCGTCGACCAAATCACACGTGGGTAAAAAGGGAAAG CCCCCGAAGCGCTATTGGGACAATCCAACGGAGGATAGTGAAAATAGTCACGTTAACAAGAAGAATCGACAAGATGGAGAAAGTGACTCAATTCAAGGAAACATCACAGCGGTCTCTCCTAATAAAGAATTGGTCACAGAGAAGCAAAATAAGAATCGACAAAGCAAGACAAACCATATCTCCGGG TCAAAAGACCCTTTCCCCGGAGAAGCTCCAATCCCCCAAGAGCGGCTGAAGAAGtttcagagaggagagaagtccCAAGTG ACGTCCGGTTTGAGGTCAAAGTTAAAAGAGGCCATAAAACGTTCCGAGGCAGAATCAGAGCTTGCTCAAAAACAGGCAGCTAGATTTGACCTCTTGCTCCCAGAGGACGCAGG TTTCCTAGAGggagatgaggatgaggatacCTGCACCATCTCTCAGGATGACATTGCAGATGCTGTGGACATCACTTCAGGAGCCAAG TATTTTAACCTGCACCTATCTCAGTTTGGTCCATACCGACTTGACTATAGCAAAGCTGGGAG gcATCTCATCTTGGGAGGGAAACGAGGTCATGTGACCTGCATAGAGTGGCAATCGAAACAGTTGGTGTCAGAAATAAATGTCATGGAAACAGTCAATGATGTTAA GTGGCTGCATAATGAAGATATGTTTGCTGTGGCTCAGAAAAAGTGGCTGCACATATACGACTCCAAAGGGGTGGAGCTTCACTGTATTCGCAAGTTTAATGACGTTCTCAGTATGGAGTTTCTGCCATACCATTTTCTGCTGGCCACGGCg AGTGCAACAGGGTTCCTGCAGTATCTGGACGTGTCTGTAGGGAAGGAGGTGGTATGCATCAATGCCAAGTTGGGTCGGCTCGGCGTGATGACCCAAAACCCTCAGAACGCTATCATTCACATGGGCCATCCCAATGGCATTGTCAGCCTCTGGTCTCCCAATCAGAAGGAGCCACTCGTCAAGATGCTTTGTCACCAGGGTGGGGTCCGCTCAGTAGCCGTGGACAAGACCGGAAC GTACATGGTGACGTCTGGTTTGGACAAGAAGCTGAAGGTGTATGACATCAGAGCTTTCAAGCCTCTGCAGTCCTACTTCCTGCCAGCAGGGGCCGCTTGTTTGTCCCTCAGTCAGCGAGGACTGCTGGCTGCTGCAACAGGAGACATTGTGCAg GTATACAGGGATGTGTTGGGGACGCCGGTGACCAAGCCCTACATGGCCCATCGCGTGAGGGGAGGAATCACAGGCTTGAGCTACTGCCCACATGAGGATGTTCTGGGAGTAGGACACTCCGATGGATTCACTAGCATGATTGTACCAG GTGCGGGTGAGCCCAACTTCGACGCCATGGATGTGAACCCAGTGGGCAGCTTGAAGCAGCGGCGTGAGTGGGAGGTCAAGGCTCTGCTGGAGAAGATCCAGCCCGAGCTCATCTGCCTGGACCCATCGCAGCTGGGCAGAGTGGACCATGCCTCCTGGGAGCAGAGGCACGAGGAGCGGGTGAAGACCCTG GGTTATGACCCATTGGCTCAGGAGAAGTTCAAACCTCGCATGAGGAAGAAGGGCCGAAGCTCAAGTGGCGCcgtggagaagaggaagaagaaggttGCTCATGAAGATCAGAgg GAGGTGATTCGGAAAACGGTGGAGGAGAATTTGGGGAAGCAGAAGGAGCTGAAGAAGGAAAAGGCCACTCTGGCTGCTCAAGGACAGAGGTCAGCACTGGACAGGTTTAAGAAGTGA
- the LOC125295682 gene encoding uncharacterized protein LOC125295682 isoform X2 encodes MLFRVILAPDDIRRLRIESVPETLDAFINILKRELSLDATLIVQFEDPNFGNELCNLTSMSDLPEERATLRVFQKHVPEPSNAQETSNDDQLSDSTLDTASLQSTSSGDSTPRRSGFLPDPFVIPKFPTDIELKLKRGNDGYFRDGSLLEVPKSMSSDILDGLAEAIFAIKTHPTNGECAIVAKALVDKFPCLKEAGSTCGWYAWKYSIYYKMGNFRQQLRIAGSVELSVHKRSASGDTRRPKKAMRSEVNFLPEPPQNRSLEMLEQDRRNLESEMMKRNVDWKKVDALMDSTFSLRRKEIIGEEPLVKDLKARWSALFTERQIEAEFRRIVSSNLKQPFFDRLDEFVPRFLRLYRQRLQSVKELKPFVESLDDDKRAVVLLGLSHFLKDDPSHFFKMCKPTEESEAVKGMDVGILVVTEEDPQRPVPKEMIDIALILEVYVVLRDLRDVPNAFALLMGLLYVFNIHYPKGLKYMFEVIQKVIMNIGGDTCSSRVNGLWNKLMPMSL; translated from the exons ATGCTATTTCGTGTAATCCTTGCACCAGATGACATCAGAAGACTTCGAATTGAAAGTGTTCCGGAAACACTTGATGCATTCATCAACatattgaagagggaactaagTTTGGATGCAACGCTGATTGTGCAGTTTGAAGACCCAAATTTCGGAAATGAGTTGTGCAATTTGACCAGCATGTCCGACCTGCCAGAGGAGAGAGCTACTTTGAGGGTTTTCCAGAAGCATGTCCCAGAGCCGTCAAATGCACAAGAGACCTCGAATGATGACCAGCTCTCTGAttccacactggacactgcTAGTTTGCAATCAACCTCGTCTGGAGATTCAACTCCCAGACGTAGTGGATTTTTACCAGATCCCTTTGTCATCCCAAAGTTCCCCACTGACATAGAGTTGAAACTCAAGCGTGGCAATGATGGATATTTCAGAGATGGCTCTCTCTTAGAAGTGCCTAAATCTATGTCTAGTGACATTCTTGATGGCTTGGCAGAGGCAATATTTGCCATAAAGACCCACCCAACCAATGGAGAGTGTGCCATTGTTGCGAAAGCATTGGTGGACAAATTTCCATGCTTGAAAGAGGCTGGCTCAACATGTGGGTGGTATGCTTggaaatacagtatatactatAAAATGGGGAATTTCAGACAGCAATTGCGTATTGCTGGGTCTGTGGAGCTTTCTGTACATAAAAGGTCAGCATCGGGGGATACTAGAAGACCAAAGAAGGCTATGAGGTCGGAGGTGAATTTTCTGCCTGAACCCCCTCAGAATAGAAGCCTGGAAATGCTTGAACAAGACAGACGCAATTTAGAGAGTGAAATGATGAAAAGGAATGTGGACTGGAAGAAAGTTGATGCCCTTATGGACAGCACCTTTTCTCTGAGGAGAAAGGAAATCATTGGGGAGGAGCCATTGGTCAAGGATCTCAAAGCCAGGTGGTCAGCTTTGTTCACAGAGCGACAG ATTGAAGCAGAATTCAGGCGGATTGTCTCATCGAACCTGAAGCAACCGTTTTTTGACCGCCTAGATGAGTTTGTCCCTAGGTTTCTGCGTCTGTACAGACAGAGACTGCAGAGTGTCAAGGAACTTAAGCCTTTTGTTGAGTCTCTAGATGATGAT AAGAGAGCAGTTGTTCTCCTTGGCCTGTCCCATTTCCTGAAAGACGATCCCTCCCATTTCTTCAAGATGTGTAAG CCAACCGAAGAGAGTGAGGCAGTGAAAGGAATGGACGTCGGAATCTTGGTGGTTACAGAGGAGGATCCTCAACGCCCTGTCCCCAAGGAGATGATTGATATTGCACTGATTCTGGAGGTGTATGTCGTTCTTCGGGACCTGAGGGATGTGCCCAACGCATTCGCCCTGCTGATGGGTCTGCTCTATGTCTTCAACATCCATTACCCAAAAGGGCTCAAGTACATGTTTGAGGTAATACAAAAGGTGATAATGAACATTGGTGGAGACACTTGCTCTTCAAGAGTTAATGGACTCTGGAACAAGCTCATGCCCATGAGCCTGTGA
- the b3galt4 gene encoding beta-1,3-galactosyltransferase 4 yields the protein MVGRGLWGCKNRLGKRSGRFGVAPAVCGGIMGTFLLVLLFIDSIELWATSLGMTGHVKEPTQGGLLPQSMPPTRPEEYLLMPSPLVCQRAKPYLITMVTTAPANQRARQAIRDTWGGEVEIRGKRVLTLFMVGMPADPTMGKLLVVEARENGDLVQGRFQDSYGNLTLKTLAMLGWVRRFCSQARFVAKVDDDVLFNPSALLRYLDHSHPLQKTSDGQPADLYLGRVHMRVRPNRDPSSKHFMPTQAYAGAVFPDYCSGTAYVLSRPAVLKLCLAAAAAPLPHPLPPEDVFVGLSAHAAGLVPTHCPLFSGGPAVPYGRCCYQAMVSVHHVMPSEMVHFWADVHTAAPCSWLGTRASLGVCKVRALLGTLIG from the coding sequence ATGGTTGGTCGGGGATTATGGGGCTGCAAAAATCGTTTGGGCAAACGCAGTGGGAGGTTTGGAGTGGCGCCTGCTGTCTGTGGTGGCATCATGGGCACCTTCCTCCTGGTACTACTTTTCATTGACTCCATTGAACTGTGGGCAACGTCACTGGGGATGACCGGGCATGTTAAAGAACCTACCCAGGGCGGGCTTCTACCTCAGAGTATGCCACCCACACGGCCGGAGGAGTACCTGCTGATGCCCAGCCCCCTGGTATGCCAGCGTGCCAAGCCTTATCTCATCACCATGGTGACAACAGCCCCAGCCAATCAGAGGGCACGACAGGCCATCCGGGACAcgtggggaggggaggtggagatCCGTGGTAAGCGGGTACTAACCCTCTTCATGGTTGGCATGCCCGCTGACCCCACCATGGGCAAACTGCTTGTAGTGGAAGCACGAGAGAATGGTGACCTGGTCCAGGGCCGCTTCCAGGACTCCTACGGCAATCTGACCCTGAAGACTCTGGCCATGCTTGGTTGGGTACGCCGATTTTGCTCTCAAGCACGCTTTGTGGCCAAGGTGGATGACGACGTACTCTTCAACCCATCGGCTCTTCTGCGCTACCTAGACCACAGCCATCCGCTTCAGAAGACATCAGACGGCCAGCCGGCAGACCTCTATCTCGGCCGCGTCCACATGCGCGTGAGGCCCAACCGGGATCCTTCCAGTAAGCATTTCATGCCTACCCAGGCCTACGCTGGCGCGGTGTTCCCAGACTACTGTAGCGGGACGGCCTACGTGCTCTCACGTCCTGCCGTCCTCAAGCTCTGCCTGGCCGCTGCTGCCGCCCCCCTGCCACACCCTCTGCCCCCTGAGGATGTGTTTGTTGGCCTGAGTGCCCATGCAGCGGGCCTCGTACCCACACACTGTCCACTCTTCTCAGGGGGGCCAGCTGTGCCCTACGGCCGCTGCTGCTACCAGGCCATGGTGTCAGTGCACCACGTCATGCCGTCAGAGATGGTCCACTTCTGGGCAGATGTCCACACTGCCGCCCCCTGCTCTTGGTTGGGCACGCGGGCCTCTCTTGGGGTCTGTAAGGTGCGAGCACTGCTAGGGACCCTGATAGGGTAA